Proteins from a genomic interval of Bradyrhizobium sp. CCBAU 53340:
- a CDS encoding NAD(P)/FAD-dependent oxidoreductase: MTRSFDAIAIGSGLGGLTAAALLARAGHRVLVLERNQSFGGAATIYRHGQLSIEASLHEIDGLDAFDPKLTILRALGIDRDLPFVDVGALHEVRSPLFERPFVMPHGLDAAAAAAKSQFPAQSRGIAQYFERIDAVRRAVALMSEHQDDRHWWLWNAPTLPWRLWPLIRDRHTTLSEVLARLFGDNEAVKLALASNLGYYTDDPDTMPFIQFAIPQASYLVGGGHYVRGGSQALSDRLVAIIRDAGGAVEAGREVEAILLDGNRARGVRHRAPGSDDMREELAPIVLGNAAPSVLASMLPQDKRAAFMSRYDSRRPSISLWSIAIGLDRPSRDFGVRHYSTSVLPPWLTRLSGFCEAAALLGEDPPARLTPYGFVAYDQIDSGLNKRPPHLGALVGVDRLANWTGLSADAKRSRKERWMDLIIADLDRQYPGIAGAVVQREMSTSETFAHYLNTPGGAVYGFAPQSRGFMPMPVTAIDGVYLASAFTGGGGFTGAILGGGWAARAAMRSEAVPHFAPTASRSSATSCGA; this comes from the coding sequence ATGACACGCAGCTTCGACGCCATCGCGATCGGATCCGGCCTCGGTGGCCTGACCGCTGCAGCGCTGCTCGCCCGCGCCGGCCACAGGGTGCTGGTGCTCGAGCGCAACCAGAGCTTCGGCGGGGCCGCCACAATCTATCGTCATGGCCAGCTCTCGATCGAAGCGTCGCTTCACGAGATCGACGGCCTGGACGCCTTCGATCCCAAGCTAACGATCCTGCGCGCGCTCGGCATCGATCGCGATTTGCCGTTCGTCGATGTCGGCGCGCTGCATGAGGTGCGCAGCCCTCTGTTCGAGCGACCCTTCGTGATGCCGCACGGTCTCGACGCCGCAGCGGCTGCGGCGAAATCGCAGTTTCCAGCGCAGAGCCGCGGCATCGCGCAATATTTCGAACGCATCGATGCGGTCCGCCGGGCGGTGGCGTTGATGAGCGAGCATCAGGACGATCGCCATTGGTGGCTCTGGAACGCGCCCACTCTGCCGTGGCGCTTGTGGCCGCTGATCCGCGACCGTCACACGACCTTGAGCGAGGTGCTCGCGCGCCTGTTCGGCGACAACGAGGCGGTCAAGCTCGCGCTCGCTTCGAACCTCGGCTATTACACCGACGATCCCGACACCATGCCCTTTATCCAATTTGCGATTCCGCAGGCCTCTTATCTCGTTGGCGGCGGACATTATGTCCGCGGCGGATCGCAGGCGCTCAGCGATCGCCTGGTGGCAATCATTCGCGATGCGGGCGGGGCGGTGGAGGCAGGACGCGAGGTCGAGGCCATTCTCCTCGACGGCAACCGCGCTCGCGGTGTGCGTCATCGCGCGCCAGGAAGCGACGATATGCGCGAAGAGCTGGCGCCTATCGTGCTGGGCAACGCGGCCCCCTCCGTGCTGGCGTCGATGCTGCCGCAAGACAAACGCGCGGCGTTCATGTCGCGCTACGACAGCCGACGCCCCTCGATCTCGCTGTGGAGCATTGCGATCGGGCTCGATCGCCCGTCCCGCGATTTCGGTGTCAGGCACTACTCGACCAGCGTACTGCCGCCATGGCTGACGCGCCTGTCGGGATTCTGCGAGGCGGCCGCACTGTTGGGCGAGGATCCGCCGGCACGTCTCACCCCCTATGGCTTCGTCGCCTATGATCAGATCGATTCCGGCCTGAACAAGCGGCCGCCTCATCTCGGCGCACTCGTCGGGGTCGACCGGCTCGCGAACTGGACCGGCCTTTCTGCCGACGCCAAGCGCTCCCGCAAGGAACGCTGGATGGATCTCATCATTGCCGATCTCGATCGCCAATATCCCGGCATCGCCGGCGCTGTCGTGCAGCGCGAGATGTCCACGTCCGAAACGTTTGCGCACTATCTCAACACGCCGGGTGGCGCAGTCTACGGCTTCGCACCGCAGTCGCGCGGCTTCATGCCGATGCCCGTGACGGCCATCGACGGCGTCTATCTCGCCTCGGCCTTCACGGGCGGCGGAGGCTTCACCGGAGCGATTCTCGGAGGCGGATGGGCCGCACGCGCGGCAATGCGCTCGGAAGCCGTGCCACACTTTGCGCCGACGGCTTCGAGAAGTTCCGCCACGTCGTGCGGCGCATGA
- the mgtA gene encoding magnesium-translocating P-type ATPase, which yields MLESPTHADTKFWRLSPLELCNRLGCGQTGLTAAEAAKRFNRFGPNSDAPARIEGAMRAILRRLLEPLSLILLVAGIVSMLTGDDIGGLIIVLILALSIGLDTIQEGQAVRAAEILRRSVALKAEVRRDGAFVEIDVDRVVPGDLLRVRSGDIIPADALVLESTAFTAGEAALTGEPYPVPKRAGNATDPNDTSNALFRGAVAQTGEAIALVVRTGRDTVFGAAASALAETQAPSPFERDLREFGLVIARATLALVLVVLTVRVVFGRPVLDSLLFAVALAVGLTPELLPMITTVTLSRGALRMAGRKVIVKRLAAIHDLGAMTVLCTDKTGTLTSAEITLAKSLDAAGKDDVRAAQLGAIAASLGGDRGALDAALIAGRPDAAQGWTLAGRQAFDFSRRLGSVLATGPEGPLLIVKGAPEAVLALCAMDEAAREAAMARVHELATGGLRTVAIASRAWSGELRDVETDDETGLVFAGFCAFADPPKPTAAAAIARLAASGISLKILSGDDPVVVQRLAGLVGLNPARVLSGADVAELSDEALAVQVRSVDAFGRLAPDQKSRIVKALQARGEVVGFLGDGINDAPALKLADVGLSVDGATGVAQAAADMILLASDLEVVADGVEEGRRTFANILKYVRMGASSNFGNMLSMAVASIALPFLPMLPTQILLNNLLYDLSELGIPFDRVSARATARPQVWSMSRLARFAAIMGPLSSMFDFLTFGALLYLFKASPEEFRTAWFVESMATQILVIFVIRTNGRPWRNWPDPVLAASSLVALLVAMVLPFTPLGAWFGFVAPPPIMMAGIALLVVAYLACAELLKPFATRAGRRR from the coding sequence TTGCTGGAAAGTCCAACTCATGCCGACACCAAGTTCTGGCGCCTGTCCCCCCTTGAACTCTGCAACAGGCTCGGCTGTGGCCAGACCGGCCTGACTGCGGCCGAGGCCGCCAAACGCTTCAACCGCTTCGGGCCGAACAGCGATGCACCAGCGCGCATCGAGGGCGCGATGCGCGCGATCCTGCGCCGGCTGCTGGAGCCGCTGTCGCTGATCCTGCTGGTGGCGGGCATCGTCTCGATGCTGACCGGAGACGACATTGGCGGGCTGATCATCGTGCTGATCCTCGCGCTCTCGATCGGGCTCGACACCATCCAGGAAGGTCAGGCGGTCCGCGCCGCCGAAATTCTCCGCCGCTCGGTGGCCCTGAAGGCCGAGGTAAGGCGCGACGGCGCCTTTGTCGAGATCGACGTCGACAGGGTGGTGCCCGGCGATCTCCTGCGCGTCCGCTCCGGCGACATCATCCCGGCCGATGCGCTGGTTCTGGAGAGCACGGCGTTCACGGCCGGAGAGGCGGCACTCACCGGCGAGCCTTATCCGGTGCCGAAACGTGCCGGCAACGCCACCGACCCCAACGACACCTCGAACGCGCTGTTCCGCGGCGCGGTGGCGCAGACCGGCGAGGCGATCGCGCTCGTCGTCAGGACCGGGCGCGACACCGTGTTCGGGGCCGCGGCCTCCGCTCTTGCGGAGACGCAGGCGCCCTCGCCCTTCGAGCGCGATTTGCGCGAGTTTGGCCTCGTCATCGCGCGCGCAACGCTCGCGCTGGTGCTGGTCGTGCTCACTGTCCGCGTCGTGTTCGGCCGCCCGGTGCTCGATTCCCTGCTCTTCGCCGTCGCGCTCGCGGTCGGGTTAACGCCGGAACTGCTGCCGATGATCACCACGGTGACGCTGTCGCGCGGCGCGCTGCGCATGGCCGGGCGCAAGGTGATCGTGAAGCGGCTTGCCGCGATCCACGACCTCGGCGCCATGACCGTGCTGTGCACGGACAAGACGGGCACGCTGACCTCGGCCGAGATCACGCTTGCGAAAAGCCTCGATGCCGCAGGCAAGGACGACGTCCGAGCCGCGCAGCTCGGCGCCATCGCGGCCTCGCTCGGCGGCGACCGCGGCGCGCTCGATGCCGCGCTCATCGCCGGCCGGCCGGACGCCGCCCAGGGCTGGACGCTGGCCGGACGACAGGCCTTCGACTTCTCACGCCGGCTTGGATCGGTGCTCGCAACCGGTCCCGAAGGCCCGCTGCTGATCGTCAAGGGCGCGCCGGAAGCGGTGCTCGCATTATGCGCGATGGACGAGGCTGCGCGCGAAGCGGCGATGGCCCGTGTGCACGAGCTTGCGACCGGAGGCCTGCGCACTGTCGCCATCGCCTCGCGGGCCTGGAGCGGCGAGCTGCGCGATGTGGAGACGGACGACGAAACCGGCCTCGTCTTCGCAGGTTTCTGCGCCTTCGCCGACCCGCCGAAGCCGACGGCCGCGGCTGCAATCGCCCGGCTGGCGGCGAGCGGCATAAGCCTGAAGATCCTGTCGGGCGACGACCCCGTGGTGGTGCAGCGGCTCGCGGGCTTGGTCGGACTCAATCCTGCGCGCGTCCTGTCGGGGGCCGATGTCGCCGAGCTCAGCGACGAGGCGCTCGCCGTTCAGGTGCGCTCGGTCGACGCATTCGGCCGGCTCGCACCGGACCAGAAGTCGCGGATCGTGAAGGCGCTGCAGGCCCGCGGCGAGGTGGTCGGTTTTCTCGGCGACGGCATCAACGACGCGCCGGCCCTGAAGCTCGCCGATGTCGGGCTGTCGGTTGACGGCGCCACGGGCGTGGCGCAGGCCGCCGCCGACATGATCCTGCTTGCCTCGGATCTCGAAGTCGTCGCCGACGGCGTCGAGGAAGGCCGGCGCACCTTCGCCAACATCCTCAAATATGTCCGCATGGGCGCAAGCTCGAATTTCGGCAACATGCTGTCGATGGCGGTGGCCTCGATCGCGCTGCCGTTCCTGCCGATGCTGCCGACGCAGATCCTGCTCAACAACCTGCTCTACGACCTCTCCGAGCTCGGCATCCCCTTCGACCGCGTCTCCGCCCGGGCGACGGCGCGGCCGCAGGTGTGGAGCATGTCGCGGCTGGCGCGCTTCGCCGCAATCATGGGGCCGCTGTCGTCGATGTTCGACTTTCTGACCTTCGGCGCGCTGCTGTACCTGTTCAAGGCCTCGCCGGAGGAGTTTCGCACCGCCTGGTTCGTCGAATCCATGGCGACGCAGATTCTGGTCATCTTCGTCATCCGCACCAACGGCCGGCCGTGGCGCAACTGGCCGGATCCCGTGCTCGCCGCCTCCTCGCTGGTCGCGCTACTCGTCGCGATGGTGCTGCCGTTCACGCCGCTCGGCGCCTGGTTCGGCTTCGTCGCGCCGCCGCCGATCATGATGGCCGGCATCGCGCTTCTCGTCGTCGCCTATCTCGCCTGCGCCGAGCTGTTGAAGCCGTTCGCGACCCGCGCGGGACGCAGGCGTTGA
- a CDS encoding efflux RND transporter periplasmic adaptor subunit gives MVEQAIVLTRHRRWFSVATLWSGLLSHKWFILAVTVLLGLGIWQGVRVLLGPAVVVDQVKLGRLVETVVASGHVETPYRVEIGSQITGTVEDVLVQEGEKVTKGQPLISLESRELRATMVQAQGAVAQAEARIKQLDELTLPSAREALTQAQATLLNAQQTYDRTAQLERNGYATRAALDDAQKTLDVARAAMRSAQFQVYTASPGGSDYVMAQTQANQARANLDTAESRLGYATITAPRDGVLISRSVERGTVVQPGKALLVLAPAGDLQLVLQIDERNLGKISLGQKALSSADAYPDRRFPATITYINPGVDISRASVEVKLTVADPPDYLRQDMTVSVDVEVAARDNALILPLRSVHEVLSGKPWVLGIKDGRASQRPVKIGLHGNSQVEITDGLAAGDVAIPQSSGVLTGQRLRPVLQ, from the coding sequence ATGGTCGAGCAAGCTATCGTCCTGACACGGCACAGGCGATGGTTTTCCGTCGCCACGCTGTGGTCGGGACTTCTCAGTCACAAATGGTTCATCCTCGCGGTGACGGTCCTGCTCGGGCTCGGCATCTGGCAGGGCGTGCGGGTGCTGCTCGGGCCCGCTGTTGTCGTGGACCAGGTCAAGCTCGGCCGTCTCGTCGAGACCGTCGTCGCAAGCGGCCATGTCGAAACGCCTTACCGCGTCGAGATCGGCAGCCAGATCACCGGCACGGTGGAGGACGTGCTGGTCCAGGAGGGTGAAAAGGTCACCAAGGGCCAGCCTTTGATCTCGCTGGAATCCCGCGAATTGAGAGCGACCATGGTGCAGGCGCAGGGCGCGGTGGCGCAGGCGGAGGCACGCATCAAGCAGCTCGACGAACTGACGCTGCCATCTGCCAGGGAGGCGTTGACCCAGGCGCAGGCGACGCTGCTCAACGCCCAGCAGACCTATGACCGGACCGCCCAGCTCGAACGCAACGGCTACGCGACACGGGCCGCACTCGATGATGCCCAGAAGACTCTCGACGTCGCGCGCGCGGCGATGCGCTCGGCACAATTCCAGGTCTATACCGCCAGCCCCGGCGGCAGCGACTATGTGATGGCGCAGACCCAGGCCAACCAGGCGCGCGCCAATCTCGACACCGCGGAGTCCCGGCTCGGCTATGCGACCATCACGGCGCCCCGCGACGGTGTCCTGATCTCGCGCAGTGTCGAGCGCGGCACCGTCGTGCAGCCCGGCAAGGCCCTGCTGGTGCTTGCGCCGGCCGGCGACCTGCAACTGGTGTTGCAGATCGACGAGCGCAATCTCGGCAAGATCTCGCTGGGGCAGAAGGCGCTTTCTTCTGCCGACGCCTATCCGGACCGGCGTTTCCCGGCCACCATTACCTATATCAATCCCGGCGTCGATATTTCGCGCGCCTCGGTCGAGGTCAAGCTGACGGTCGCCGATCCGCCGGATTATCTGCGCCAGGACATGACCGTCTCGGTCGATGTCGAGGTCGCCGCACGCGACAATGCGCTGATCCTGCCGCTACGCTCGGTGCACGAGGTCCTGTCGGGAAAGCCCTGGGTGCTCGGCATCAAGGACGGACGCGCCAGTCAGCGGCCGGTGAAGATCGGGCTGCACGGCAACAGCCAAGTCGAGATCACCGACGGTCTTGCGGCCGGTGACGTTGCGATCCCGCAGAGTTCCGGCGTTCTGACCGGCCAGCGCCTGCGGCCCGTGCTGCAATGA
- a CDS encoding ABC transporter permease: protein MNRWLPIEWTMAVRFLREGRLQTIFIIGGISIGVGVIVFMSAMLAGLQANFIKRVLTSQPQIQLLSPDQIARPLRNAAGEVEDAVVQRPSQRVISIDQWPKIRAQMQAMPEVVTVSPTILGSVLAVRGDASRSVNLSGVEPDSYFRIVRIPDYIVAGEPRLTSEDIIIGTELAKDLGATVGDKLNVRAASGATRVLTISGIVDLGNKGVNQRVCYAALRTAQSLLGMIGGITTIDITVGDIYAAEDIAQRIQAANVVEADSWIRTNAQFFTAVQAQQNTNTLIRLFVGLSVAFGIAAVLIVSVIQRSKDIGILRAMGTSRGQILRVFLVQGGLLGFVGSLFGAAMGAFALVYWHSVARQADGTELFPLILERSLFIYTALLATGTGILAAMAPAVRAAKLDPVVAIRG, encoded by the coding sequence ATGAACCGCTGGCTGCCGATCGAATGGACCATGGCGGTGCGCTTCCTGCGCGAAGGCCGGCTCCAGACCATCTTCATCATCGGCGGCATCTCGATCGGCGTCGGCGTCATCGTCTTCATGTCGGCGATGCTCGCCGGGCTTCAGGCGAACTTCATCAAGCGTGTCTTGACCTCGCAGCCGCAAATCCAGTTGCTCTCGCCGGATCAGATCGCGCGCCCGCTGCGCAATGCCGCAGGCGAGGTCGAGGACGCGGTGGTGCAGCGTCCGAGCCAGCGGGTGATCTCGATCGATCAATGGCCGAAGATCAGGGCGCAGATGCAGGCGATGCCCGAGGTGGTCACGGTCTCGCCGACGATCCTGGGCTCGGTGCTCGCGGTGCGCGGCGATGCCAGCCGTTCGGTGAACCTGTCGGGTGTCGAGCCGGACTCCTATTTCAGGATCGTCAGGATTCCCGACTACATCGTCGCCGGCGAACCGCGCCTGACCAGCGAAGACATCATCATCGGCACCGAGCTTGCGAAGGATCTCGGCGCGACCGTCGGCGACAAGCTCAACGTTCGCGCCGCGTCCGGCGCAACGCGCGTGCTCACGATCTCGGGCATCGTCGATCTCGGCAACAAGGGCGTCAACCAGCGCGTCTGCTACGCCGCGCTCCGGACCGCGCAGTCGCTGCTCGGCATGATCGGCGGCATCACCACGATCGATATCACGGTCGGTGACATCTATGCGGCCGAGGACATCGCCCAGCGCATCCAGGCCGCCAATGTGGTCGAGGCCGACAGCTGGATCAGGACCAACGCGCAATTCTTCACCGCGGTGCAGGCCCAGCAGAATACCAACACCCTGATCCGCCTCTTTGTCGGTCTTTCCGTGGCGTTCGGCATCGCGGCCGTGCTCATCGTCTCGGTGATCCAGCGCTCCAAGGACATCGGGATCCTGCGTGCGATGGGGACCTCGCGCGGCCAGATCCTGCGCGTGTTCCTGGTTCAGGGCGGCCTGCTCGGCTTCGTCGGCTCGCTGTTCGGCGCGGCCATGGGCGCGTTTGCGCTGGTCTATTGGCATTCGGTGGCCCGCCAGGCCGACGGCACCGAATTGTTTCCACTGATCCTGGAACGATCCCTGTTCATCTATACGGCCTTGCTTGCCACCGGCACCGGCATCCTGGCTGCGATGGCGCCGGCGGTTCGCGCGGCAAAACTCGATCCGGTGGTGGCGATCCGTGGCTGA
- a CDS encoding ABC transporter ATP-binding protein: MADAILKLERVCKAYNVGLPTETEVLHDIDLELDHGEFLALIGPSGSGKSTLLNIVGLLDRPTSGRLSIKGHDTAALGDAEITRLRGHTIGFVFQYHLLISAFTARENVMMPMLVDRGFPGAEIEARADRLLAQVGLEKFAGNLANNMSGGQQQRVAVARALAMGPDLVLADEPTGNLDTKSADAVFELMRRVNRDSGTSFLLVTHNMELARRCDRIIEVIDGRIRS; this comes from the coding sequence GTGGCTGACGCGATCCTGAAGCTCGAACGGGTATGCAAGGCCTATAATGTCGGCCTGCCGACCGAGACCGAGGTGCTGCACGACATCGATCTCGAGCTCGACCACGGCGAGTTTCTCGCTTTGATTGGCCCATCGGGCTCCGGCAAGAGCACGCTGCTCAACATCGTGGGCCTGCTCGATCGCCCGACCTCGGGCCGGCTCTCGATCAAGGGCCACGACACCGCTGCGCTCGGCGATGCCGAGATCACCCGCCTGCGCGGCCACACCATCGGGTTCGTCTTCCAATATCACCTGCTGATCTCGGCGTTCACGGCGCGGGAGAACGTCATGATGCCGATGCTGGTCGATCGCGGCTTTCCGGGCGCGGAGATCGAGGCGCGGGCGGATCGGCTGCTGGCGCAGGTGGGATTGGAGAAATTCGCCGGCAACCTCGCCAACAACATGTCGGGTGGCCAGCAGCAGCGGGTGGCGGTGGCGCGCGCGCTCGCCATGGGTCCGGACCTCGTGCTGGCGGACGAGCCGACCGGCAATCTCGACACCAAATCGGCCGATGCCGTGTTCGAGCTGATGCGGCGGGTCAACCGCGACAGTGGAACGAGCTTCCTGCTCGTCACCCACAATATGGAGCTGGCGCGGCGCTGCGACCGCATCATCGAGGTGATCGACGGCCGCATCCGATCCTAA
- a CDS encoding adenylosuccinate synthase yields MANVVVVGAQWGDEGKGKIVDWLSEQADIVVRFQGGHNAGHTLVINGATYKLALLPSGVLRDQKLSVIGNGVVFDPAAFLDEVTKLRSQGVAVSPDNLRVAENVTLILPLHRELDALRESSNAATAIGTTRRGIGPAYEDKVGRRAIRLMDLADLDTLPHKIDRLLAHHNALRRGLNLPEFDGKEILKELSALAPQLLPYAETVWRLLDIERRAGKRMLFEGAQGALLDVDHGTYPYVTSSNTVAAQAATGAGLGPGAVGYVLGLCKAYTTRVGQGPFPTEQDNEIGRKIGERGREFGTNTGRPRRCGWFDAVLVRQAVRTCGINGLALTKLDILDGFDTIEVCTGYKLDGKEIDHFPAGEGAQARVEPIYETIEGWKEPTANARSWAQLPAQAIKYVRRIEELVGCPVALLSTSPEREDTILVQNPFEA; encoded by the coding sequence ATGGCCAATGTTGTCGTCGTCGGCGCCCAGTGGGGCGACGAAGGAAAGGGCAAGATCGTCGACTGGTTGTCGGAGCAGGCGGACATCGTCGTCCGTTTCCAGGGCGGCCATAACGCCGGCCATACGCTGGTGATCAACGGCGCGACCTACAAGCTGGCGCTGCTGCCCTCCGGCGTGCTGCGCGACCAGAAGCTGTCGGTGATCGGCAATGGCGTGGTGTTCGATCCCGCCGCCTTCCTCGACGAGGTGACCAAGCTGCGCTCGCAGGGTGTTGCGGTCTCGCCGGACAATCTGCGCGTCGCCGAGAACGTCACCCTGATCTTGCCGCTGCACCGTGAGCTCGATGCCTTGCGCGAGTCCTCGAATGCGGCGACCGCGATCGGCACCACCCGCCGCGGCATCGGACCTGCCTATGAGGACAAGGTCGGCCGCCGCGCCATCCGCCTGATGGACCTTGCCGACCTCGACACCCTGCCGCACAAGATCGACCGGCTGCTGGCGCACCACAATGCCTTGCGCCGTGGTCTCAATTTGCCGGAGTTCGACGGCAAGGAGATCCTGAAGGAACTGAGCGCGCTGGCGCCGCAGCTTTTGCCCTATGCCGAGACCGTATGGCGGCTGCTCGACATCGAGCGGCGCGCCGGCAAGCGCATGCTGTTCGAGGGCGCGCAAGGCGCGCTGCTCGACGTCGATCACGGCACCTATCCCTACGTCACGTCGTCCAACACGGTGGCGGCGCAGGCCGCGACCGGTGCCGGCCTCGGACCCGGCGCGGTCGGTTATGTGCTGGGTCTGTGCAAGGCCTACACGACCCGCGTCGGCCAGGGCCCGTTCCCGACCGAGCAGGACAACGAGATCGGCCGCAAGATCGGCGAGCGCGGCCGCGAGTTCGGCACCAATACCGGCCGTCCCCGCCGCTGCGGCTGGTTCGATGCCGTGCTGGTTCGCCAGGCGGTCCGCACCTGCGGCATCAATGGCCTCGCGCTGACCAAGCTCGACATCCTCGACGGCTTCGACACGATCGAGGTCTGCACCGGCTACAAGCTCGACGGCAAGGAGATCGACCATTTCCCGGCGGGTGAGGGCGCCCAGGCCCGGGTCGAGCCGATCTACGAGACCATCGAGGGCTGGAAGGAGCCGACCGCCAACGCCCGGTCCTGGGCCCAGTTGCCGGCCCAGGCGATCAAATATGTCCGGCGGATCGAGGAACTGGTGGGGTGCCCGGTCGCGCTGCTTTCCACCAGCCCCGAACGCGAGGATACTATCCTGGTGCAAAATCCGTTTGAGGCTTAA
- a CDS encoding sulfatase-like hydrolase/transferase: protein MKPQNLLILMSDEHNARMMGCAGDALAQTPNLDALAARGTRFTDAYTTCPICVPARASFATGRYIHDIGYWDNSIAYDGRVPSWGHRMQQAGVRVESIGKLHYRSGEDPSGFDRQHIPMHITGGVGMIQLSIRKQFPDFVPPPRRRAAIAESAGPGESEYTRYDRRVADIAVDWLRDAATSETPWVLFVSFVTPHYPLVAPKEFFDLYPVERMPEAKFGPGSGYQPHPWLADLTAGGPPRPEDQRVAYAAYLGLISFMDAQVGRVLGALDAAGLRDTTRIIYTSDHGENAGARGIWGKSNHYQEAVAVPMIVAGPNVPAGKLSATPASLADAYPSVLDCAGLPAEAGIPGRSLFELATKTDDRDRIVFSEYHAAASPSASYMIRKGRFKFIYYVRFAPELFDLEADPAESENLAARPEYAATVRELEAELRRILDPEEQDRRANEAQRLLIESKGGPDAVMANLPTKKLYTPVPPELLS, encoded by the coding sequence GTGAAGCCCCAAAACCTTCTCATCCTGATGTCGGACGAGCACAACGCGCGGATGATGGGCTGCGCGGGTGATGCCCTGGCGCAGACGCCCAATCTCGATGCGCTCGCCGCGCGTGGCACCCGCTTCACCGACGCCTATACGACCTGCCCGATCTGCGTGCCGGCGCGCGCGAGCTTTGCCACCGGCCGCTACATCCACGACATCGGCTATTGGGACAATTCGATCGCCTATGACGGTCGTGTGCCGAGCTGGGGTCACCGCATGCAGCAGGCCGGGGTGCGGGTCGAATCGATCGGCAAGCTGCACTATCGCAGCGGCGAGGATCCCTCCGGCTTCGATCGCCAGCACATTCCGATGCACATCACCGGCGGCGTCGGCATGATCCAGCTGTCGATCCGCAAGCAGTTTCCCGATTTCGTGCCGCCGCCGCGTCGCCGCGCGGCGATCGCCGAAAGCGCCGGCCCCGGCGAGAGCGAATATACCCGCTATGATCGCCGTGTCGCCGACATCGCCGTGGATTGGCTGCGTGATGCCGCGACCTCGGAAACACCCTGGGTGCTATTCGTCAGCTTCGTCACGCCGCATTATCCGCTGGTTGCGCCGAAAGAGTTCTTTGATCTCTATCCGGTCGAGCGGATGCCGGAGGCGAAGTTCGGGCCGGGCTCCGGTTATCAGCCGCATCCGTGGCTTGCTGACCTCACCGCCGGTGGCCCGCCCAGGCCGGAAGACCAGCGCGTTGCCTACGCCGCCTATCTCGGCCTCATCAGCTTCATGGACGCGCAAGTCGGCCGCGTGCTGGGCGCGCTCGATGCCGCGGGCCTGCGCGACACCACGCGCATCATCTACACGTCGGATCACGGCGAGAATGCCGGGGCGCGCGGCATCTGGGGCAAATCCAATCATTATCAGGAGGCGGTCGCCGTTCCCATGATCGTGGCGGGGCCGAACGTTCCGGCCGGAAAGCTGTCGGCGACCCCGGCCTCGCTCGCCGATGCCTATCCTTCCGTGCTCGACTGCGCCGGCCTGCCTGCGGAAGCCGGCATACCGGGCCGCTCGCTGTTCGAGCTTGCGACGAAGACCGACGATCGCGACCGCATCGTGTTCAGCGAATATCACGCCGCAGCCTCGCCCTCGGCGTCCTACATGATCCGCAAGGGCCGCTTCAAATTCATCTACTATGTCCGCTTCGCGCCGGAGCTGTTCGATCTCGAGGCCGATCCGGCGGAGAGCGAGAACCTCGCCGCACGGCCTGAATATGCGGCAACCGTCCGCGAACTGGAGGCCGAGCTCCGCCGCATCCTCGACCCCGAAGAACAGGATCGCCGCGCCAACGAGGCGCAGCGGCTCCTGATCGAGAGCAAAGGCGGCCCGGACGCCGTCATGGCCAATCTGCCGACCAAGAAGCTCTACACGCCGGTGCCGCCCGAACTGCTGTCGTAA